A stretch of Gossypium hirsutum isolate 1008001.06 chromosome A06, Gossypium_hirsutum_v2.1, whole genome shotgun sequence DNA encodes these proteins:
- the LOC107962727 gene encoding CWF19-like protein 2 homolog, producing the protein MLSGVKVIPRDEIDKEENEKSDRKNKRYTSKVEKNKRKRKSSGYCGSSDDDIERIEKGSRRNKKWYSSEEYSSESESEGSSDTNKGRHSDRRKDKRNKKRSRSKKKRYSSSSAYSSEDVDEDRRRNSGVGKKRDDGRESPLKENEIERKEIGLEWMLRPAFKTDKKPLEPVAVEQVEEPPTEEIKTMHSRELNPYLKDNGTGYPEEAEEKRAGVDRLLSSSLVGDGGASWRLKALKRAEEQASREGRSIEEVVLERWGSLDILAAYGASRRAAAPRAHLHAIRNRKQGPDDEKQNVADNQRERKSERNSERNTTRDYLRDVSLRHSDMKTPKVRDSLSWGKRKNQNIPAKNAGAISTANKFTNDGNFMQEFLRKQGNDTITSGSHTDHDGNMNSKVVASETNKPSEAATMPKETLSINQLAAKALQLRLKGKHDEAEKLLLEVESMKAKQNTGDHASKQQNVDNNSRHVVHDVSLRKGKDDDDTDKHLARRIMQNKQFSVSGQADDEYDYEDGPSRKPRKKGGESNWVSGNNHLAKRILTQQERCLFCFENPNRPKHLVVAIANFTYLMLPQWLPVVPGHCCILPMQHEPATRTIENNVWDEIRNFKKCLIMMFAKQDKEMVFLETVMGLAQQRRHCLIECIPLPREIAKQAPVYFKKAIDEAEDEWSQHNAKKLIDTSEKGLRGSIPKNFPYFHVEFGLNKGFVHVIDDESQFKSSLGLNVIRGMLKLPEEDMYRRRRHQSVEEQKQAVASFVRDWEAFDWTKQLD; encoded by the exons ATGCTTTCTGGGGTGAAGGTTATACCTCGTGATGAGATTGATAAG gaagaaaatgagaaatcAGATAGGAAGAATAAGAGATACACTAGTAAAGtggaaaagaataaaagaaaaaggaaaagctcTGGGTATTGTGGTTCTTCGGATGATGATATTGAGAGAATAGAAAAAGGATCTAGACGAAATAAGAAGTGGTATTCATCAGAGGAGTATTCAAGCGAAAGTGAGAGTGAAGGGAGTTCCGATACAAATAAAGGGAGGCATTCAGATAGAAGAAAGGATAAGAGGAATAAGAAACGATCCAGAAGTAAAAAGAAACGTTATTCATCGTCATCAGCTTATTCGTCTGAAGATGTGGATGAGGATCGAAGACGTAATTCAGGAGTTGGAAAGAAAAGGG ATGATGGTAGAGAATCTCCTTTGAAAGAGAATGAGATTGAGAGGAAAGAAATTGGATTGGAATGGATGCTCAGACCTGCATTTAAGACTGATAAGAAACCTTTAGAACCTGTTGCTGTTGAACAAGTTGAGGAACCTCCTACTGAGGAG ATAAAGACGATGCATTCTAGAGAGTTGAATCCATATCTGAAAGATAATGGAACTGGTTATCCAGAGGAAGCAGAAGAAAAGAGAGCTGGTGTAGACAGGCTTTTATCTTCTTCGCTTGTAGGGGATGGAGGTGCTAGTTGGAGACTTAAAGCTTTGAAGCGTGCAGAAGAGCAAGCTTCTCGAGAAGGACGAAGTATTGAGGAG GTTGTTCTAGAACGTTGGGGTTCTCTTGATATACTGGCTGCATATGGAGCATCTCGTAGAGCTGCTGCACCTCGAGCCCATCTGCATGCCATAAGAAATAGAAAGCAAGGCCCAGATGATGAGAAACAAAATGTTGCAGACAATCAAAGGGAAAGAAAGTCTGAAAGAAATTCTGAAAGG AACACTACTCGAGACTATTTGCGGGATGTATCTCTTCGGCATTCTGACATGAAGACCCCAAAAGTCCGTGATTCATTATCCTGGGGAAAACGAAAAAACCAAAATATTCCTGCTAAAAATGCTGGTGCTATATCAACTGCAAATAAGTTTACCAATGATGGAAACTTCATGCAAGAATTTCTTCGTAAGCAGGGAAATGATACTATCACATCTGGTTCACATACAGATCATGATGGAAATATGAACTCAAAAGTTGTAGCATCAGAGACGAATAAACCCAGTGAAGCTGCTACAATGCCAAAGGAGACTTTGAGCATAAACCAATTGGCAGCTAAGGCTTTGCAGCTTCGGTTGAAAGGAAAGCATGATGAGGCTGAGAAACTTCTG CTGGAAGTTGAGAGCATGAAGGCTAAGCAGAACACTGGAGATCATGCCAGTAAGCAGCAGAATGTTGACAACAACAGCAG ACATGTTGTTCATGATGTATCGCTTAGGAAGGGGAAGGATGATGATGATACCGATAAGCATCTAGCTCGAAGAATAATGCAGAATAAACAATTTAGTGTATCTGGTCAGGCTGATGACGAATATGACTATGAAGATGGTCCAAGCAGAAAACCACGGAAGAAGGGTGGGGAAAGTAATTGGGTCTCTGGAAATAATCATTTGGCTAAGCGTATATTGACTCAGCAAGAGCGCTGTCTTTTCTGCTTTGAAAACCCTAACAGGCCAAAACATCTTGTTGTTGCTATAGCAAATTTCACATACTTGATGCTACCACAATGGCTGCCTGTTGTGCCAGGTCACTGCTGTATCTTACCAATGCAG CATGAGCCAGCCACGAGAACAATTGAAAATAATGTGTGGGATGAAATCCGCAACTTTAAGAAATGCTTAATTATGATGTTTGCCAAGCAAGATAAGGAGATGGTGTTCTTGGAAACTGTGATGGGATTAGCACAACAGCGTCGCCATTGTCTGATTGAATGCATTCCTTTGCCACGGGAAATTGCAAAACAGGCTCCTGTGTATTTTAAAAAG GCAATTGATGAAGCCGAGGATGAGTGGAGCCAGCACAATGCAAAGAAGCTGATAGACACGAGTGAGAAGGGATTGCGCGGTTCAATTCCGAAAAATTTCCCATATTTCCATGTTGAATTCGGTCTAAACAAAGGGTTTGTGCATGTAATTGATGATGAAAGCCAGTTCAAGAGCAGCCTTGGTCTCAATGTTATTAGAGGTATGTTAAAACTTCCAGAGGAGGACATGTACCGCCGCCGGAGGCATCAATCTGTGGAGGAACAAAAGCAGGCTGTTGCCAGTTTTGTTCGTGATTGGGAAGCTTTTGACTGGACAAAACAACTTGACTAG